The following coding sequences are from one Triticum dicoccoides isolate Atlit2015 ecotype Zavitan chromosome 4A, WEW_v2.0, whole genome shotgun sequence window:
- the LOC119285385 gene encoding serine/threonine protein kinase OSK4-like, giving the protein MEGNTRGGGHSDALKNYNVGRTLGIGTFGKVRIAEHKHTGHKVAIKILNRRQMRTLEMEEKAKREIKILRLFIHPHIIRLYEVIYTPTDIFVVMEYCKYGELFDCIVEKGRLQEDEARRIFQQIISGVEYCHRNMVAHHDLKPENLLLDSKYNVKLADFGLSNVMHDGHFLKTGCGSPNYAAPEVISRKLYAGPEADVWSCGVILYALLCGTLPFNDDNIPKLFKKIKGGIYTLPSHLSALARDLIPRMLVVDPMKRITIREIREHPWFQNRFPRYLAVPPPDTAQQAKMIDEDTLKEIVNLGYDKDHVCESLCNMLQNEATVAYYLLLDNRFRATSVGYQMSLSISIGYKL; this is encoded by the exons ATGGAAGGGAACACTAGAGGAGGTGGGCATTCTGACGCATTAAAGAACTACAATGTGGGCAGAACATTAGGTATAGGCACATTTGGAAAAGTGAGGATTGCAGAGCATAAGCATACAGGGCACAAAGTTGCTATAAAGATTCTGAACCGTCGTCAAATGAGAACTTTGGAAATGGAAGAGAAAG CAAAGAGAGAGATCAAGATATTGAGGTTGTTCATCCACCCTCATATCATCCGGCTTTATGAGGTCATTTACACACCTACAGATATATTTGTTGTGATGGAATATTGCAAGTATGGTGAGCTATTCGACTGCATTGTTGAGAAAGGGCGGTTACAGGAAGATGAGGCTCGTCGAATCTTCCAGCAG ATTATATCTGGTGTTGAATACTGCCACAGAAACATGGTTGCTCATCATGATCTAAAGCCAGAGAACCTGTTACTTGATTCCAAATACAATGTGAAACTTGCCGACTTTGGGTTAAGTAATGTCATGCATGATGGCCATTTTCTGAAGACTGGCTGCGGGAGTCCAAACTATGCCGCACCAGAG GTTATCTCACGTAAATTATATGCTGGACCTGAGGCTGATGTTTGGAGCTGCGGGGTGATACTTTATGCTCTTCTTTGTGGCACTCTTCCATTTAATGATGACAATATTCCCAAACTGTTCAAAAAGATAAAG GGAGGCATCTATACCCTTCCAAGTCATTTATCTGCTCTTGCAAGGGATTTGATCCCAAGAATGCTTGTTGTTGATCCTATGAAGAGAATCACAATTCGGGAAATTCGAGAACACCCATGGTTTCAGAATCGCTTTCCTCGCTACCTGGCAGTGCCTCCACCAGACACGGCGCAGCAAGCCAAAATG ATTGATGAAGATACACTTAAAGAGATTGTCAACCTGGGGTATGATAAAGACCATGTGTGTGAATCATTGTGCAATATGCTGCAAAATGAG GCAACTGTTGCATATTACTTACTCTTGGACAATCGGTTCCGTGCCACTAGTGTAGGGTATCAGATGTCTCTCTCAATATCTATTGGATACAAGCTTTGA